From Heteronotia binoei isolate CCM8104 ecotype False Entrance Well chromosome 12, APGP_CSIRO_Hbin_v1, whole genome shotgun sequence, the proteins below share one genomic window:
- the C2CD2L gene encoding phospholipid transfer protein C2CD2L: MEAGAGGLGWAALVLLFGASLLVVAAWLVQLARGLWSALLLRRPAAPHRPGARALLAALFAFRAFRHSWRRAWLRALNHQARRHGSSIQITFEDSPHLLPEVNISHVTCADQSDHSMVLRCHLSADAVQFPVLVTQQSPAAVSMDTYYVTLAVLQAQLVVRLEEMEDEGLLVSWAFQDRPDLDLVVAPKFQLHEDNDGKVDLSTVKDLIEDAVVSTQPAMLVNLEACIASGQKSCNKRLPGSPSSAAAAAAPTRRLLLQHLRAVRLDCEEAQGSGQLCCVAELDSPRQRKRTKAVPPSSSSPTGHVEWPDRLLLELGPGSKELTLSVLGNSSAGQETLLGFATVPLNSTSQEPRGQQQYQLNPRAGQRLPPAAALMVELLYQESPELQPGLRTSITPTKKVEMDRTIMPDGTIVTTVTTVQSRPKMDCKLDSPSRSPSKVEVTEKVTTVLPENSCPSSASPTSSRSSHVSNGLDPVAETAIRQLTEATNRPAKKTPTKRSTLIISGVSKVPIAQDEMALSLGYAASLEATLREDSLMAGMLDHTQSTGEPEASYSAHRASQELDETTRSDISERPSVEDVESETGSTGALETRSLKDHKVNFLRSGTKLIFRRKNKQREVGLSQSHDDLPNASASSAPRKKSGSFSRRLIKRFSFKSKPKANGSTLAMDKH, translated from the exons ATGGAGGCCGGGGCGGGGGGGCTGGGCTGGGCGGCGCTGGTGCTGCTCTTCGGCGCCTCGCTGCTCGTCGTGGCCGCCTGGCTGGTGCAGCTGGCCCGGGGCCTCTGGAGCGCCCTGCTGCTGCGCCGCCCCGCCGCCCCCCACCGCCCCGGCGCCCGCGCCCTCCTGGCCGCCCTCTTCGCCTTCCGCGCCTTCCGCCACAGCTGGCGCCGCGCCTGGCTGCGCGCCCTCAACCACCAAGCCCGCCGCCACGGG AGCTCCATCCAGATTACCTTTGAGGACAGCCCTCACCTGCTGCCCGAGGTCAACATCAGTCACGTGACCTGTGCTGACCAGTCAGACCACAGCATG gtGTTACGTTGCCACCTTTCTGCCGATGCTGTGCAGTTCCCTGTTTTGGTCACGCAGCAGTCGCCTGCTGCTGTTTCCATGGACACCTATTATGTCACCCTGGCTGTGCTGCAGGCCCAG CTGGTGGTCCGCCTGGAGGAGATGGAGGATGAAGGTCTCCTGGTGTCCTGGGCCTTCCAGGACAGGCCGGACTTGGACCTGGTGGTGGCCCCGAAGTTTCAGCTCCATGAA GACAACGATGGGAAGGTTGACCTGTCCACTGTCAAGGATCTGATTGAGGATGCTGTGGTCAGCACTCAGCCGGCCATGCTGGTGAACCTGGAGGCCTGCATTGCTAGTGGCCAG AAGTCTTGTAACAAGCGCCTTCCGGGGTCCCCGTCcagcgcagcagcagcagcagctcccacaCGCAGGCTCCTGCTCCAGCACCTGCGGGCCGTGCGCTTGGACTGCGAGGAGGCTCAAG GAAGCGGGCAGCTGTGCTGCGTGGCAGAGCTGGACAGTCCTCGGCAGCGGAAGCGGACCAAGGCGGTGCCGCCCAGCAGCTCCAGCCCCACAGGCCACGTGGAGTGGCCGGACAGACTCCTCCT GGAGCTTGGACCAGGAAGCAAAGAGCTGACACTGAGTGTGCTCGGGAACAGCAGCGCTGGCCAGG aaACCCTCTTGGGATTTGCCACAGTCCCACTGAACTCCACCTCCCAAGAGCCACGAGGGCAGCAGCAGTACCAGCTGAATCCCAGGGCTGGCCAAAGGCTGCCCCCTGCCGCGGCCTTGATGGTGGAG CTGCTGTACCAGGAGTCACCAGAGCTTCAGCCGGGGCTGCGCACCAGCATCACGCCCACCAAGAAGGTCGAGATGGACCGCACCATCATGCCGGATGGCACCATCGTCACCACAGTCACCACCGTCCAGTCCAGGCCCAAAATGGACTGCAAGCTCG ATTCGCCCTCAAGATCCCCCTCAAAGGTGGAAGTGACGGAGAAAGTGACCACCGTGCTTCCGGAGAACAGCTGCCCCAGCAGCGCCTCGCCCACCAGCAGCA GAAGCAGCCACGTCTCGAATGGCTTGGACCCTGTTGCTGAGACAGCCATCAGGCAGCTAACGGAGGCCACCAATCGGCCGGCCAAGAAGACGCCCACCAAGCGGAGCACCCTCATCATCTCCGGGGTCTCCAAG GTACCAATTGCACAAGACGAAATGGCTCTCTCCCTTGGCTATGCTGCATCCCTGGAGGCCACGCTCCGTGAAGACTCCCTTATGGCTGGCATGCTGGACCACACTCAGAGCACTGGGGAGCCAGAGGCCTCCTACTCGGCCCACAGGGCCAGCCAGGAGCTGGACGAGACCACCCGCTCGGACATCTCGGAGAGACCCTCGGTGGAGGATGTGGAATCGGAGACTGGCTCCACGGGGGCTCTAGAGACCAGAAGCCTGAAAGACCACAAAG TGAACTTCCTGCGGAGCGGCACCAAGCTCATCTTCCGAAGGAAGAACAAGCAGAGAGAAGTCGGCCTCAGCCAGTCCCACGACGACTTGCCAAATGCCAGCGCGAGTTCTGCCCCCAGGAAGAAATCCGGCAGCTTCTCCCGGCGTCTCATCAAGCGCTTCTCCTTCAAGTCCAAGCCGAAGGCCAACGGCAGCACTTTGGCCATGGACAAGCACTGA
- the BACE1 gene encoding beta-secretase 1, whose protein sequence is MAGAALLLLGLGLGLLVGAAGGGIRLPLRGGRGRGAGPLEGRGRRAAGLLEQAGPWGSFLDMIDNLRGKSGQGYYVEMTVGSPPQKLNILVDTGSSNFAVGAAPHPFLRRYYRHQLSSTYRDLRRGVYVPYTQGKWEGELGTDLVTIPHGPNVTVRANIAAITESDKFFINGSNWEGILGLAYAEIARPDDTLEPFFDSLVKQTRVPNVFSLQLCGAGFPANNSEALAAVGGSMIIGGTDPSLYTGSIWYTPVRKEWYYEVVIVKMEISGQDLRLDCKEYNYDKSIVDSGTTNLRLPKKVFEAAVKSIKTASATEKFPDGFWLGEQLVCWPTGTTPWHIFPVISLYLKGETTNQSFRISILPQQYLRPVEDVATSQDECYKFAISQSSTGTVMGAVVMEGFYVVFDRARKRVGFAVSTCHVHDEFRTATVDGPFLQLDMEDCGYNIPQTDESTLMTIAYVMAAICALFMLPLCLMVSQWRCLRRGRDDFADDISLLK, encoded by the exons ATGGCGGGCgccgcgctgctgctgctggggctggggctggggctgctggtgGGGGCGGCCGGGGGCGGCATCCGGCTGCCCTTGCGGGGCGGGCGCGGGCGCGGGGCTGGGCCGCTGGAGGGCCGGGGGCGGCGGGCGGCGGGGCTGCTGGAGCAGGCCGGGCCATGGGGCAGCTTCTTGGACATGATCGACAACTTGCGGGGCAAGTCCGGCCAGGGCTACTACGTGGAGATGACGGTGGGCAGCCCGCCGCAGAAG CTGAATATCCTGGTGGACACAGGGAGCAGTAATTTTGCTGTGGGTGCAGCACCTCACCCCTTCCTGAGGCGGTACTACCGGCACCAGCT ctCCAGCACCTACCGGGACCTGCGGAGGGGAGTCTACGTGCCGTACACGCAAGGGAAGTGGGAGGGAGAGCTGGGCACGGACCTGGTCACCATCCCGCATGGCCCAAACGTCACCGTGCGCGCCAACATTGCTGCCATCACCGAGTCAGACAAGTTTTTCATCAACGGATCCAACTGGGAAGGGATCCTGGGCTTAGCCTACGCAGAGATCGCCCGG CCAGACGACACGCTGGAGCCCTTTTTTGACTCGCTGGTGAAGCAGACGCGGGTGCCCAATGTCTTCTCACTGCAGCTGTGTGGGGCTGGCTTCCCAGCCAACAACTCCGAGGCCCTGGCTGCTGTGGGGGGCAGCATG ATCATCGGGGGCACCGACCCCTCTCTCTACACGGGCAGCATCTGGTACACGCCCGTGCGGAAGGAGTGGTACTACGAGGTGGTCATTGTGAAGATGGAGATCAGCGGGCAGGACCTGCGGCTGGACTGCAAGGAG TACAACTATGACAAGAGCATCGTGGACAGCGGAACCACCAACCTGCGCCTCCCCAAGAAGGTCTTTGAGGCAGCCGTGAAATCCATCAAGACAGCCTCGGCG acagAGAAGTTCCCTGACGGCTTCTGGCTGGGGGAGCAGCTGGTCTGCTGGCCAACAGGCACCACCCCCTGGCACATCTTCCCCGTCATCTCCCTCTACCTGAAGGGCGAGACCACCAACCAGTCCTTCCGGATCAGCATCCTGCCCCAG CAATACTTGCGCCCGGTGGAAGACGTGGCCACCTCGCAGGACGAATGCTACAAGTTTGCCATCTCGCAGTCTTCCACAGGCACCGTCATGGGCGCAGTCGTGATGGAGGGTTTCTACGTGGTCTTTGACCGTGCCCGCAAGCGCGTTGGCTTTGCTGTCAGCACCTGCCACG TGCATGATGAGTTCCGGACAGCCACCGTGGATGGGCCCTTCTTGCAACTCGACATGGAGGACTGCGGCTACAACATTCCCCAGACGGACGAGTCCACTCTGATGACCATCGCCTATGTCATGGCGGCCATCTGTGCCCTCTTCATGCTGCCGCTCTGCCTCATGGTGTCGCAGTGGCGCTGCTTGCGCCGGGGCCGCGATGATTTTGCAGACGACATCTCCTTGCTCAAGTGA